A region of Lacinutrix sp. Hel_I_90 DNA encodes the following proteins:
- a CDS encoding nucleotide sugar dehydrogenase — MSDSKKIAIIGLGYVGLPLAVTFAKKYQVIGFDIDYNRVQALSNGQDDTLEVSSLDLKKVLNYSGNKGLWLTEKHADLIEASIYIVTVPTPTTQDNKPDFTPLLKACETVGKVLKSGDIVIFESTVYPGVTEDICVPVLEEQSGLEFNHGFYAGYSPERINPGDKKHTLTKILKVTSGSTPEIAQEIDALYRSIIVAGTYLAPSIKVAEAAKVIENSQRDINIAFVNELSKIFRRLDLDTQAVLEAAGTKWNFLKFTPGLVGGHCIGVDPYYLAEKAMQVGYTPEIILAGRRMNDSMGAYVAQETVKLMVAKGTVINKASVLILGMTFKENCPDIRNSRVIDIINEFKSFSLKVDVYDPWASGEAVKKEYDLELITDLGLLNKNYDAVVLAVAHHEFLAFDLDAVKGEKAVVFDVKSQLKRNQADGRL; from the coding sequence ATGAGTGATTCAAAAAAAATAGCAATAATAGGATTAGGATATGTTGGCTTGCCACTGGCGGTTACCTTTGCCAAAAAGTATCAGGTTATTGGTTTTGATATAGATTATAATCGCGTGCAAGCTTTGAGTAATGGACAAGATGATACGCTTGAAGTGTCTTCTTTGGACTTAAAAAAGGTATTAAATTATTCAGGAAACAAAGGCTTATGGCTTACAGAAAAGCATGCCGATTTAATCGAAGCTTCTATTTACATCGTAACGGTTCCAACACCTACAACTCAGGATAATAAACCAGATTTTACCCCCCTTTTAAAAGCCTGTGAAACGGTAGGTAAGGTTTTGAAATCTGGAGATATTGTTATTTTTGAGTCTACAGTATATCCCGGTGTTACTGAAGATATTTGCGTGCCAGTTTTAGAAGAACAGTCAGGATTAGAATTTAATCACGGTTTTTATGCGGGCTATTCACCAGAGCGCATCAATCCAGGCGATAAAAAACATACCCTTACTAAAATTCTGAAGGTGACCTCAGGGTCTACGCCAGAAATAGCTCAGGAAATAGATGCCTTATACCGTTCCATCATTGTTGCAGGGACCTATTTGGCACCCTCAATAAAAGTGGCAGAAGCAGCAAAAGTGATTGAAAATTCGCAACGTGATATTAATATTGCATTCGTTAATGAATTGTCGAAAATTTTTAGACGTTTAGACCTTGATACCCAAGCGGTATTAGAAGCTGCTGGAACCAAATGGAATTTTTTAAAATTCACGCCAGGTTTGGTGGGCGGGCATTGTATAGGGGTTGATCCCTATTATTTGGCAGAAAAAGCCATGCAAGTGGGGTATACCCCAGAGATTATTTTGGCGGGACGGCGTATGAATGATAGTATGGGGGCTTATGTGGCCCAGGAGACCGTTAAATTAATGGTGGCTAAAGGAACGGTTATTAACAAAGCTAGCGTTTTGATTTTGGGGATGACCTTTAAAGAAAATTGCCCGGATATTAGAAACTCTAGAGTGATAGATATTATTAATGAATTTAAAAGCTTTTCATTAAAGGTTGATGTTTACGATCCTTGGGCTTCGGGTGAAGCGGTAAAAAAAGAATATGATTTAGAGTTAATAACAGACCTTGGACTATTAAATAAAAATTATGATGCTGTGGTGTTAGCTGTAGCACATCATGAATTTTTAGCCTTCGATCTGGACGCGGTAAAAGGAGAAAAGGCAGTCGTTTTTGATGTCAAAAGTCAACTTAAAAGAAATCAGGCCGATGGCCGATTATAA
- a CDS encoding DUF2795 domain-containing protein, whose product MYWTLELASYLSDAPWPATKDELIDYAIRTGAPLEVVENLQAIEDEGDSYDSIEEIWPDYPTDEDYLWNEDEY is encoded by the coding sequence ATGTATTGGACTTTAGAATTAGCATCTTATTTAAGTGATGCACCTTGGCCAGCAACTAAAGATGAGCTTATAGATTACGCTATTAGAACTGGCGCACCTTTAGAAGTTGTTGAAAATTTGCAAGCCATTGAAGATGAAGGCGATTCTTACGATTCTATCGAAGAGATCTGGCCTGATTACCCAACAGATGAAGACTACCTCTGGAACGAGGACGAATATTAA
- a CDS encoding cob(I)yrinic acid a,c-diamide adenosyltransferase — protein MKVYTKTGDKGTTALFGGTRVPKHHIRIDSYGTVDELNSHIGLIRDQDIDPAYKAVLVSIQNKLFTVGAILATDPEKMILKNGKERLNINKVSEEDIALLEQEMDTMNAVLPQMTHFVLPGGHQTVSFCHIARCVCRRAERLASALNDLEPFLPEALIYLNRLSDYLFVLARKLSFDLQADEVKWIPEKH, from the coding sequence ATGAAAGTATATACAAAAACAGGAGATAAAGGCACCACCGCATTGTTTGGTGGTACTCGCGTTCCTAAACACCATATTCGCATTGATAGTTATGGTACTGTAGATGAACTAAATTCTCATATTGGTCTTATTCGTGATCAAGACATCGACCCAGCTTATAAAGCTGTTTTAGTGAGCATCCAAAACAAACTCTTTACCGTTGGCGCTATCCTAGCGACCGATCCAGAGAAAATGATTCTTAAAAATGGAAAAGAAAGACTAAACATCAATAAGGTTTCGGAGGAAGATATTGCGCTTTTAGAACAAGAAATGGATACCATGAATGCCGTTTTACCTCAAATGACACACTTCGTACTCCCTGGCGGCCACCAAACGGTGTCATTCTGTCACATAGCACGTTGTGTTTGTCGCCGTGCTGAACGTTTAGCCTCAGCGCTTAATGATTTAGAACCCTTTTTACCAGAAGCGCTCATCTATTTAAACCGTCTTTCTGACTATCTTTTTGTGTTGGCACGAAAGTTGTCCTTTGATTTGCAAGCAGATGAAGTAAAATGGATTCCTGAAAAGCATTAA
- a CDS encoding ABC-F family ATP-binding cassette domain-containing protein translates to MNYLNVENISKSYGELTLFEDLSFSIHKDQKVAFVAKNGTGKTSILNILANTDTPDSGQVIFRKNIKVSFLPQDPYLDGSLTVEETIFNSDNPILDVLKNYELALLNPEDAEAYQKAFEKMDAFNAWDFETQYKQILFKLKLDDLHQKVSSMSGGQKKRLSLANALINKPDLLILDEPTNHLDLEMIEWLEAFFAKENITLFMVTHDRYFLERVCNEIIELDQGQLYNYKGNYSYYLEKKEARIEQETTETGKAKQLYKKELTWMRRQPKARTTKSKSRIDDFADIKHRAHQRRNDHEVQLELNMERLGSKILELKKVSKSYKDKIILDQFDYMFQKGERAGIIGKNGTGKSTFLNIITQLTEPDSGKIIIGETVKFGYYTQMGITPKPDQKVIDVVREFGEYIPLKKGRQISAQQLLERFLFDRKKQYDFVEKLSGGERKRLYLCTVLIQNPNFLILDEPTNDLDIVTLNVLESFLLDFPGCLLVVSHDRYFMDKVVDHLFVFRGEGVVEDFPGNYSDFRAYDDSKPVVIEASEDKKETKNWKKDSNPKLSYNEQKEYKNLESKIKSLEFDKAELEQKFLNPELPQDEINALSNKLQKIIDSIEEKEMRWLELSEKMEG, encoded by the coding sequence TTGAATTATCTTAACGTTGAAAACATATCGAAATCTTATGGAGAGCTTACCCTTTTCGAAGACCTTTCATTTAGCATCCATAAGGATCAAAAAGTGGCCTTTGTGGCTAAAAATGGTACAGGAAAAACCTCCATTTTAAATATACTTGCCAATACAGACACCCCAGATTCTGGACAGGTAATTTTTAGAAAAAATATTAAAGTCTCTTTTTTACCGCAAGACCCCTATTTAGATGGCAGTCTAACAGTTGAAGAGACGATTTTTAATAGCGACAATCCGATATTAGACGTCCTAAAAAATTATGAACTCGCTTTATTAAATCCGGAAGATGCCGAAGCCTACCAAAAAGCCTTTGAGAAAATGGACGCTTTTAATGCCTGGGATTTTGAAACGCAATACAAGCAAATTCTTTTTAAGTTAAAGCTGGACGACCTGCATCAAAAAGTAAGTAGCATGTCTGGCGGACAAAAAAAGCGACTCTCTTTAGCCAATGCCTTAATTAATAAACCCGATTTATTAATTCTCGATGAGCCTACCAACCATTTAGATTTAGAAATGATTGAATGGCTGGAAGCCTTTTTTGCAAAAGAGAACATCACCCTGTTTATGGTCACGCACGATCGTTACTTTTTAGAACGGGTGTGTAATGAAATTATAGAGTTAGATCAAGGTCAATTATACAATTACAAAGGCAACTATTCTTATTATTTAGAGAAAAAAGAAGCCCGTATCGAACAAGAAACTACAGAAACTGGTAAGGCCAAACAACTTTATAAAAAGGAACTCACCTGGATGCGTCGCCAGCCCAAAGCGCGAACTACAAAATCTAAATCTAGAATAGATGATTTTGCAGATATCAAACACCGTGCACACCAACGTCGTAATGATCACGAAGTACAGTTAGAACTCAATATGGAGCGTTTAGGAAGCAAGATCCTAGAGCTTAAAAAAGTATCGAAGTCTTATAAAGACAAAATTATTTTAGATCAATTTGATTACATGTTCCAAAAAGGGGAGCGTGCGGGAATAATTGGCAAAAACGGCACAGGGAAATCAACCTTTTTAAATATTATTACCCAGTTAACCGAACCCGACTCTGGAAAGATTATTATTGGCGAAACGGTTAAGTTTGGTTATTATACTCAAATGGGTATCACGCCTAAACCAGATCAAAAAGTAATTGATGTGGTGCGCGAATTCGGGGAGTATATCCCTTTAAAAAAAGGCCGTCAAATTAGCGCACAGCAATTACTAGAACGCTTTTTATTTGACCGTAAAAAGCAATATGATTTTGTTGAAAAATTAAGCGGTGGCGAGCGTAAACGCTTATACTTATGCACCGTTTTAATTCAAAATCCAAACTTTTTAATTCTAGATGAGCCTACAAACGATTTAGACATTGTCACTCTTAATGTGCTTGAAAGCTTTCTCTTGGATTTCCCTGGCTGTTTGTTAGTGGTGTCTCATGATAGGTATTTTATGGACAAAGTTGTCGATCACCTTTTTGTTTTTAGAGGGGAAGGCGTAGTCGAGGATTTCCCAGGAAATTATAGTGACTTTAGAGCCTATGACGATAGCAAACCTGTAGTTATTGAAGCTTCGGAAGACAAAAAAGAGACTAAAAACTGGAAGAAAGACAGCAATCCCAAGCTCTCTTATAACGAACAAAAGGAATATAAAAACTTAGAAAGTAAAATCAAATCCTTAGAGTTTGACAAAGCTGAATTAGAACAAAAATTTTTAAACCCCGAGCTTCCTCAAGATGAAATTAATGCGTTGTCTAACAAACTTCAAAAAATTATTGATAGTATCGAAGAAAAGGAAATGCGCTGGTTAGAGCTCAGTGAAAAGATGGAAGGGTAA
- a CDS encoding exopolysaccharide transport family protein yields MNDEFDLLESSAPAFDIKAFLFRALRYWKLFILCIGIGIFIIYQQNIREQASYRLSTQISVEDETNPLFTSNTSLTFNWGGVSGKVNKIRTSLQSRSIHEKVVDSLQFYITYLKQSRFRKDDIYKAAPFRVSLIPDSYQVLDQPIKITLINLLTYELSWNFENSMVNAQNYSDKSIKATEVSIGASKQQFNFGEIVNKPFFKGTINLVENREIKPGDSYFFQFEKFNTVVGNYKSKLIISNPQNSAILNLSMTDFNKSKIVDYLNKTVEVLSVDHLERKNQFVTNTINFIDQQLGRVKSKITSNIDSLNDYRVENKIFNIDEESTNINSQLAVLEIEKDGINRKLAYYSSLKSYLENSENTTELPAPSLAGVDDGNIQGNIGRINALSVQKANYEKTVRSDASIFSDLDSQIDALKLVLLENISTATNGLTRELNYVNSKIANATEKIRKLPKSQQKLLDIQRQYALNEQTYNLFLAKRGEADIIKSASVSDIVVIDKAKDVGAQPIDLKLSSRYIVAVFGGLIPPLLLAFLITFFDNKLHSPKDLESQSSIPLLGVIGKNTLDNNLVVHRKPKSAVAESFRAIRSSLQFMYKKHELEGSKTVMVTSSVSGEGKTFCSINIATVFALSGKKTVLVGLDLRKPKIFGDFNIQNEIGAVNYLIGQKELNEVIQPSGIDNLDVITSGPIPPNPSELLIGDKMDALIAALKEKYDYIILDTPPLGLVSDAIELVEYADATLFVTRQDYTKKAMLNLINDKYKRGEIKNISLLYNDYDQKGKYGYGYGYGYGYGDYGNGYHENDKNKMTLLDRVKSIFKIS; encoded by the coding sequence ATGAATGATGAATTTGATTTATTAGAGTCTTCAGCACCTGCTTTCGATATTAAAGCCTTTTTATTTAGAGCGTTAAGGTATTGGAAGTTGTTTATACTTTGCATTGGCATAGGTATTTTTATCATCTACCAGCAAAATATTAGAGAACAGGCCTCATATAGACTAAGTACTCAAATCTCTGTTGAAGATGAAACAAATCCCTTGTTTACATCTAACACAAGTTTAACGTTTAATTGGGGGGGTGTTTCAGGGAAAGTGAATAAGATTAGAACTTCTTTACAATCGCGTTCTATTCATGAAAAGGTTGTGGATAGCCTTCAATTTTATATTACCTATTTAAAACAATCGCGCTTTAGAAAAGACGACATTTATAAGGCGGCGCCCTTTAGAGTGTCTTTAATTCCAGATTCCTATCAAGTGCTTGATCAGCCCATAAAAATCACGTTAATCAATTTATTAACCTACGAATTAAGTTGGAATTTTGAAAATAGCATGGTTAATGCGCAGAACTATTCAGACAAGTCAATTAAAGCGACAGAAGTTAGTATAGGAGCGTCTAAGCAACAATTTAATTTTGGCGAAATAGTCAATAAACCCTTTTTTAAAGGCACCATTAATTTGGTTGAAAACCGCGAAATAAAACCGGGAGACTCTTATTTTTTTCAGTTTGAAAAGTTTAATACTGTGGTTGGGAACTATAAAAGTAAGCTTATTATAAGCAATCCTCAAAATTCTGCTATTTTAAATCTGAGCATGACCGATTTTAATAAAAGTAAAATTGTGGATTATTTGAATAAAACGGTTGAGGTATTAAGCGTAGATCACTTAGAACGTAAAAATCAATTTGTAACCAATACCATTAATTTTATAGACCAACAACTTGGTCGTGTCAAGTCTAAAATAACCTCTAATATAGATTCTTTAAACGACTATCGGGTAGAGAATAAAATCTTCAATATAGATGAAGAAAGCACTAACATTAATAGTCAGTTAGCCGTTTTAGAAATAGAAAAAGATGGGATCAATAGGAAGCTAGCCTATTACTCAAGTCTAAAAAGCTACTTAGAGAATAGCGAGAATACGACTGAGCTTCCAGCACCATCATTAGCGGGTGTAGACGATGGTAACATTCAAGGTAATATAGGGCGTATAAACGCGTTATCAGTACAAAAGGCAAACTATGAAAAAACAGTAAGAAGTGATGCTTCTATTTTTTCAGATTTAGACAGTCAGATAGACGCATTAAAATTGGTGTTGTTAGAAAATATCAGCACAGCTACAAATGGTCTTACCCGTGAGTTAAATTATGTGAATTCTAAAATTGCCAATGCCACTGAGAAAATAAGAAAACTACCTAAAAGCCAGCAAAAATTACTAGATATTCAACGTCAGTATGCCTTAAATGAACAAACTTATAATTTGTTCTTAGCAAAACGTGGAGAGGCAGACATTATCAAATCGGCCAGCGTAAGTGATATCGTGGTTATTGATAAAGCCAAAGATGTTGGTGCTCAGCCTATAGATTTAAAGTTGAGTTCACGATATATCGTTGCTGTTTTTGGAGGCTTAATACCACCCTTATTGTTAGCTTTTCTTATTACCTTTTTTGATAACAAATTACATAGTCCAAAAGATTTGGAAAGTCAATCCAGTATCCCGCTTTTGGGTGTTATAGGTAAAAATACTTTGGATAATAATTTAGTGGTGCATCGTAAACCAAAATCTGCAGTAGCAGAATCTTTTAGAGCCATAAGATCCAGTTTACAATTCATGTACAAAAAACACGAATTAGAAGGTTCTAAAACGGTTATGGTCACCTCCTCTGTTAGTGGAGAGGGGAAGACCTTTTGCTCTATTAATATAGCCACCGTTTTTGCATTGAGTGGTAAGAAAACAGTATTGGTTGGTTTAGATTTAAGAAAACCTAAAATCTTTGGAGACTTTAATATTCAAAACGAAATTGGAGCGGTTAATTATTTGATTGGTCAAAAAGAACTTAATGAAGTCATTCAGCCCTCAGGGATAGATAATCTTGATGTGATTACCTCAGGACCAATACCACCAAATCCTTCAGAGTTATTGATAGGTGATAAAATGGATGCATTAATAGCTGCATTAAAGGAAAAATACGATTATATCATCTTAGATACGCCACCATTAGGATTAGTGTCTGATGCTATTGAGTTGGTAGAGTATGCAGATGCGACTTTGTTCGTTACCAGACAGGATTATACTAAAAAAGCCATGTTGAATCTTATTAATGATAAGTATAAGCGTGGTGAAATTAAAAATATTAGTTTGCTTTATAATGATTACGACCAAAAAGGCAAGTATGGTTATGGCTACGGTTATGGCTATGGTTATGGCGACTATGGTAACGGCTATCATGAAAACGATAAAAATAAAATGACACTACTGGATCGTGTGAAGTCTATTTTTAAAATAAGCTAA
- a CDS encoding polysaccharide biosynthesis/export family protein: protein MNRLLFGIMLLFSVLCSSCVTNKDVVYLQDKGTVVNDSLQIAELSKPYRVQVNDILSVNIKAIDSEVKKLVEVFQPVAEGAAGAAGGQGALYFNGFTVDLHGNIEFPILGDINVLGFTTDEIEDKVKTEILATYLKETTQIFVTIKLAGLRYTVTGEGVSGVYTLFQDRVNIIEAIANAGGLSNVADRRDIKIVRQYPYGQKIHSIDLTDIAAMKSPYYYIQPNDIILVKPLKRKALGSGETAAQTFTTIASIFSIVVSTYFLARNL, encoded by the coding sequence ATGAATCGATTGCTGTTTGGTATTATGCTGTTATTCAGTGTGTTATGTTCTTCTTGTGTCACTAATAAAGATGTTGTTTATCTTCAGGATAAGGGCACTGTAGTGAATGATTCTTTACAAATTGCAGAATTGTCTAAACCCTACCGTGTTCAAGTAAACGATATCTTGAGCGTTAATATTAAAGCGATTGATAGTGAGGTCAAGAAATTAGTCGAAGTGTTTCAACCAGTTGCTGAAGGAGCTGCAGGAGCTGCGGGTGGTCAGGGGGCTTTATATTTTAATGGTTTTACAGTAGACTTACATGGTAATATCGAATTCCCTATTCTTGGAGATATCAATGTGCTAGGCTTTACTACAGATGAGATAGAAGATAAAGTCAAAACGGAAATACTGGCAACCTATTTAAAAGAAACCACACAAATATTTGTGACAATAAAATTAGCGGGATTACGCTATACAGTAACAGGGGAAGGTGTTTCTGGTGTCTATACATTATTTCAGGACCGTGTAAATATCATTGAAGCCATTGCTAATGCTGGTGGCTTATCGAATGTCGCAGACCGACGTGATATTAAAATTGTGCGACAATATCCCTACGGTCAAAAAATACACAGTATTGATTTAACCGATATTGCGGCTATGAAATCACCTTATTATTACATTCAGCCCAATGATATCATTTTGGTTAAACCGCTTAAACGCAAAGCATTAGGAAGCGGAGAGACGGCAGCTCAAACCTTTACCACGATTGCCTCTATATTTTCTATTGTTGTCTCAACGTATTTTTTGGCAAGGAATCTCTAA
- a CDS encoding O-methyltransferase, with translation MRKLIIAYLKFWLRSKNQHGVQSPFVYDLVTKCFYDRKKQAIYSELKAYRTYLLSNRTKIEVSDLGVGSRVKKGHTRSVSELVKNAGTTRYRAKLLSRFAQYFQFKNSLELGTSLGIATQALHLGHPAGDITTIEGCPAIAAFTEQTFEQFGLKNIRLITGDFNDVTKTLTKNTYDCIYFDGNHQKEATLNYFETLLPTATNDTVFIFDDIYWSTGMTEAWTLIKQHPKVTVTIDTFFWGIVFFRKEQAKEHFTLRV, from the coding sequence ATGCGAAAACTAATTATTGCTTACCTAAAATTCTGGTTGCGTTCTAAAAACCAACATGGTGTGCAGTCTCCTTTTGTCTATGATTTGGTAACTAAATGTTTCTACGACCGCAAAAAACAGGCTATTTATTCAGAATTAAAGGCCTACAGGACTTATTTGCTTTCAAACAGGACTAAAATAGAGGTTAGCGATTTAGGTGTTGGGTCTCGCGTAAAAAAAGGCCACACCCGCAGCGTTTCAGAACTGGTTAAAAATGCAGGAACCACGAGATACCGCGCAAAATTACTCTCTCGTTTCGCACAGTATTTTCAGTTTAAAAACAGCTTAGAACTAGGAACTTCACTAGGCATTGCGACACAGGCGCTACATTTGGGGCATCCCGCTGGCGACATTACAACCATAGAAGGCTGCCCAGCCATTGCTGCTTTTACAGAACAAACCTTTGAACAGTTCGGCTTAAAAAACATCAGGCTTATAACAGGTGATTTTAATGACGTCACAAAGACACTCACTAAAAACACCTATGACTGCATTTATTTTGATGGTAATCACCAAAAAGAGGCAACCTTAAATTATTTTGAAACCCTGCTCCCAACCGCAACCAATGATACTGTTTTTATTTTTGATGACATCTACTGGAGTACAGGCATGACCGAAGCCTGGACTCTTATAAAACAACACCCAAAAGTGACCGTTACTATAGATACTTTTTTCTGGGGCATTGTTTTTTTTAGAAAAGAACAAGCTAAAGAGCATTTTACACTACGAGTTTAA